In Vibrio cyclitrophicus, one genomic interval encodes:
- a CDS encoding bifunctional acetate--CoA ligase family protein/GNAT family N-acetyltransferase, which yields MNHLDPLLKPRSIAVVGASQRETRAGYIVMNNLLHGDFKGAVMPVTPKYDSVAGVLSYKNILSLPIVPDLAILCTNATRNVTIFEELAEKGIASVIVLSSDMQQESDNGETYDERCLAIAKKHNIRVLGSNSLGVIVPWLNLNASFSPVTALPGKIAFVSQSAAVCTTILDWANDKEIGFSAFISIGNGSDIEFSELLDYLSTDSHTEAILLYVDSITDARRFISAARAASRNRRILVLKGGRTAKGRAAAMAHTGGADTLDIIYDSAIRRSGMLRVKNLHELFAAVETLTHSVPLRGERLAIVTNGGGPAIMAVDTLFDRGGKLAELSEDTLDKLSKVLPSSWSHSNPIDIVGDAGDQRYIDTINILLDGDEADAILIMHSPSAVAHSAKTAERIIEAIKKHPRHKRFNILTNWSGELTARPARKLFTEAGFPTYRTPESSVVAFMHLVEYRRNQRQLMETPTTAEKVHIEDLADAKNWIERQLLDKDTVSLDTHQNSQFFKHFNLDVLPTWIASDPSEAVHIAETIGYPVAVKLRSPDIAHKSDVQGVMLNLRNSSEVANAAQAILDRSQLSFPTAHIHGLLIQGMAKLAGGQELRVKVTTDETFGPIILLGQGGSEWDESIDAAAAFPPLNMTLARYLIIRAIKSGKIRLQKLPNPIDIEGLSELLVRISQMVVDCPEIHDLDIHPVLANGDKFTILDADIILKAYEGDPQERLAIRPYPVELEERIQLKDGTEVLLRPILPEDEPLHADFINLVSKEDLYKRFFSDVGEFNHEALANFTQIDFDREIAFVVVREEQGVPAIIGVSRALINPENTDAEFAILIRSDLKGVGLGRILLTKVIDYCRAKQTNQMSGMTMPTNRGMLTLAQKLGFKLDISFEDGTADMVLPLFE from the coding sequence ATGAATCATCTTGATCCTCTACTTAAACCCCGTTCAATCGCTGTTGTTGGTGCTTCTCAACGAGAAACGCGCGCAGGATATATTGTTATGAACAATTTGTTGCATGGGGATTTTAAAGGTGCGGTGATGCCGGTTACGCCGAAATATGATTCGGTGGCAGGCGTACTCTCTTACAAGAACATTTTGTCGTTACCTATCGTTCCTGATCTCGCAATCTTGTGTACCAATGCGACACGCAATGTAACCATTTTCGAAGAGCTGGCTGAGAAAGGTATAGCCTCTGTGATTGTGCTTTCTTCCGACATGCAGCAAGAAAGCGATAATGGTGAGACGTATGATGAACGATGCCTAGCGATTGCCAAAAAGCACAACATTCGAGTGTTGGGTTCAAATAGTTTGGGGGTAATTGTCCCTTGGTTAAATTTGAACGCCTCATTCTCTCCAGTGACAGCATTACCCGGTAAGATCGCCTTTGTTTCTCAGTCGGCAGCTGTGTGTACCACGATTCTCGATTGGGCTAATGACAAGGAGATCGGTTTCTCTGCGTTTATCTCTATAGGCAATGGTAGCGATATCGAATTCTCGGAGTTATTGGATTATCTTAGCACCGACTCTCACACCGAAGCGATATTGCTTTATGTAGACAGCATTACTGATGCGAGGCGCTTTATTTCAGCAGCGCGTGCGGCATCGCGCAATCGACGAATTTTGGTGTTGAAAGGCGGACGAACCGCGAAAGGCAGAGCTGCTGCAATGGCACACACTGGCGGTGCCGACACATTAGACATTATCTATGACTCTGCGATCCGACGCAGCGGCATGTTACGAGTTAAGAACTTACATGAACTGTTTGCTGCGGTAGAGACACTGACTCATTCAGTGCCCTTGCGTGGCGAGCGCTTGGCTATTGTTACCAATGGTGGTGGCCCTGCAATTATGGCCGTGGACACCCTATTTGACCGCGGCGGTAAGCTCGCAGAATTATCTGAAGATACGCTCGATAAACTCAGTAAGGTTTTGCCATCGAGTTGGTCTCATAGCAATCCTATCGACATTGTTGGCGATGCCGGCGATCAACGCTATATCGACACCATAAACATCTTGCTCGATGGTGATGAAGCGGATGCCATTCTTATCATGCACAGCCCTTCTGCGGTCGCACATTCAGCCAAAACAGCAGAGCGAATTATTGAGGCGATTAAAAAGCATCCTCGCCACAAGCGCTTTAATATCTTAACGAATTGGTCTGGTGAGTTAACCGCAAGGCCAGCGAGAAAGCTGTTTACCGAAGCGGGTTTCCCAACCTATCGAACGCCTGAAAGTTCAGTGGTCGCATTCATGCACTTGGTCGAGTACAGACGCAACCAACGTCAGTTAATGGAAACGCCGACCACGGCAGAAAAAGTGCACATTGAAGACTTGGCAGATGCCAAAAATTGGATAGAGCGCCAACTACTGGATAAAGATACAGTTAGTCTTGATACCCATCAAAACAGTCAGTTTTTCAAGCACTTCAATCTTGATGTGTTGCCAACTTGGATTGCTTCCGACCCAAGTGAAGCGGTGCACATTGCTGAAACGATCGGTTACCCGGTCGCTGTAAAACTTCGCTCGCCAGACATTGCGCATAAGTCGGACGTTCAAGGTGTGATGCTTAATTTACGAAACAGTAGTGAAGTCGCGAATGCCGCTCAAGCAATTCTCGATCGATCTCAATTGTCGTTCCCTACTGCTCATATCCATGGCTTGTTGATTCAAGGTATGGCCAAGCTTGCAGGCGGCCAAGAACTGCGAGTTAAGGTCACAACGGATGAAACCTTTGGCCCCATCATTTTACTTGGACAAGGTGGTTCGGAGTGGGATGAATCGATAGATGCTGCCGCTGCTTTCCCACCGCTCAACATGACACTGGCGCGTTACTTGATTATTCGAGCGATAAAAAGTGGCAAGATTCGCCTACAAAAGCTCCCTAATCCTATTGATATAGAAGGTCTTTCTGAACTATTGGTTCGTATATCACAGATGGTCGTCGATTGCCCTGAAATACATGACCTAGATATCCATCCAGTACTGGCCAACGGAGACAAGTTCACAATATTAGATGCCGATATCATATTGAAAGCTTACGAAGGGGATCCGCAAGAAAGGTTGGCGATTCGCCCTTACCCCGTAGAGCTTGAAGAACGTATCCAGCTAAAAGACGGAACCGAAGTGCTGTTACGCCCTATTCTACCCGAAGATGAACCGCTTCATGCAGACTTCATTAATCTTGTATCTAAGGAAGATCTCTATAAGCGTTTCTTTAGTGATGTAGGTGAATTCAATCATGAGGCGTTGGCGAATTTCACTCAGATTGATTTCGATAGAGAAATTGCTTTTGTGGTCGTTCGCGAGGAACAAGGCGTTCCAGCGATCATCGGTGTGTCTCGTGCACTGATTAACCCAGAAAACACAGATGCAGAGTTTGCGATACTGATACGCTCTGATCTAAAAGGTGTCGGATTAGGTCGTATTCTATTGACTAAGGTTATCGACTATTGCCGGGCGAAGCAGACCAATCAGATGTCGGGAATGACAATGCCAACCAATAGAGGGATGCTGACACTAGCTCAAAAGCTCGGTTTTAAGCTAGACATAAGTTTTGAAGATGGCACGGCAGATATGGTTCTGCCGCTATTTGAGTGA
- a CDS encoding SPOR domain-containing protein, producing the protein MKKFAIVTLPLLLAACVSDDYVTNVTSDSYQEEYKTAKVEAPVVSQSEQTSVVEENVVNVVKTESVEQKVTQTTRTKPVATVTGPTQKQQDMNQRFGYTVQVVAVGSQSKVDSFVKMLPTTSQPVWENYKMVNGTKWFTVLYGDYATRLEAKKAISTLPTTFQNLKPFVKSIDDIKNSEYPTLNKLN; encoded by the coding sequence ATGAAAAAATTTGCGATTGTGACTTTGCCACTGCTCTTGGCTGCATGTGTATCTGACGACTACGTTACCAATGTCACTTCAGATAGTTATCAAGAAGAGTACAAAACGGCCAAAGTTGAAGCTCCAGTTGTATCTCAATCTGAGCAAACAAGCGTTGTTGAAGAAAATGTTGTTAACGTTGTTAAGACAGAGTCTGTTGAACAAAAAGTGACTCAAACAACGAGAACTAAGCCAGTTGCGACAGTGACAGGCCCAACTCAGAAACAACAAGACATGAACCAGCGATTTGGTTACACGGTTCAAGTTGTTGCAGTGGGCAGCCAAAGTAAAGTCGATTCTTTCGTGAAAATGCTACCTACGACTTCTCAACCAGTTTGGGAAAACTACAAAATGGTTAATGGCACTAAGTGGTTCACCGTACTTTACGGAGACTACGCAACGCGCTTAGAAGCTAAAAAAGCAATCTCTACGCTGCCAACCACTTTCCAAAACTTGAAGCCGTTCGTTAAGAGTATTGATGACATCAAGAACTCGGAATACCCAACGCTTAACAAGTTAAACTAA
- a CDS encoding D-alanine--D-alanine ligase, whose translation MNTTNILLLCGGGSSEHEVSLVSANYLFEQLNSVADFNVVRVEIKNEGWCLDSGELVYLDINDQTLRGDNLTSKVDFIVPCIHGFPGETGDIQSLFEMAKIPYLGCGSEASNNSFNKITSKLWYDALGIPNTPYLFLSNNNDQSHLQATQAFEKWGKVFVKAARQGSSVGCYQVNQVEDLSEAINKAFTFSDQVLVEKSVVPRELEVAAYEIDGELHISKPGEVIAPNGAFYSYEEKYSADSHSITEVEANNLTDEQRELIADSARKVFTQMKLRHLSRIDFFLTQDNKIYLNEVNTFPGMTPISMFPKMVEHDGPKFSQFLENCVRTSLS comes from the coding sequence ATGAACACCACAAACATCCTTCTACTTTGCGGCGGTGGATCTTCAGAACATGAAGTGTCTTTAGTTTCAGCCAATTACCTTTTTGAACAACTCAATAGCGTTGCAGATTTCAACGTTGTAAGAGTTGAAATTAAAAACGAAGGCTGGTGTCTTGATTCAGGTGAATTGGTTTATCTTGATATAAACGATCAAACCTTACGTGGTGACAATTTAACATCTAAAGTCGATTTCATTGTTCCTTGTATCCACGGTTTCCCGGGTGAAACTGGTGACATTCAATCATTGTTTGAAATGGCAAAGATTCCGTACCTAGGTTGTGGTTCAGAAGCAAGTAATAACAGCTTTAATAAAATCACGTCAAAGCTTTGGTACGATGCGCTTGGTATTCCAAATACGCCTTATCTGTTCTTATCAAACAATAATGACCAATCTCACTTGCAAGCAACTCAAGCATTTGAAAAATGGGGTAAAGTGTTCGTGAAAGCTGCTCGCCAAGGCTCTTCTGTAGGTTGTTACCAAGTTAACCAAGTAGAAGATTTAAGTGAGGCTATCAACAAGGCGTTCACTTTCTCGGACCAAGTATTGGTTGAGAAATCAGTAGTTCCTAGAGAGCTAGAAGTTGCTGCTTATGAAATCGATGGCGAGCTACATATCAGCAAGCCGGGTGAGGTGATTGCACCGAATGGCGCATTTTACTCTTACGAAGAGAAGTACAGTGCAGACAGTCATTCAATCACTGAAGTTGAAGCAAATAATCTAACTGACGAACAACGCGAGTTGATCGCAGATAGTGCTCGTAAAGTTTTTACACAAATGAAGCTCCGCCACTTATCTCGTATCGATTTCTTCTTAACACAAGACAACAAGATCTACCTAAACGAAGTAAACACCTTCCCAGGTATGACGCCAATTTCTATGTTCCCTAAAATGGTGGAACATGATGGCCCTAAGTTCAGCCAGTTCTTAGAGAACTGCGTGAGAACGAGCCTTTCTTAG